A genomic segment from Cyanobium sp. NIES-981 encodes:
- a CDS encoding ShlB/FhaC/HecB family hemolysin secretion/activation protein — translation MLLLAQLVAPPLQQGPVRLPENRPSLERRAPARGAEQPPLEVMPDDNAKPPLDGEPAPEAPVPAVPSGGLPAIEGLTLYDNDRLRDILADCSQISAPAERLNACAAALTAQFVADGYVNSRVFVELTPAPGRLLVVEGRLVELRVNGNDDRLNRRVARLMRSLQGTLLHLPSLERQLQLLRRVPGVKQVRGNLSRLGSDPTQATLTITLEGGAPAWQGDLSLRNDGNNGSGDARAVASFLKPGALVAGDVLLLYGELNSDDEPELGAAITSLTYTLPLGDAFNLTTAFGASRRDLIELDPPADGLSTTQLQGLGQLEWVFSESLTQRWNAFLGISGSSSRTRLDGASLPSTVPEIIRKPRSGYLRLGVGGSGQGVGVGWGGSAYLLAGLSGMSPAEQRREWREAGIDPSQATAIGGLISAGWAFAPGWQLNGRLAGQWAFNPLLPSMQFSLGSDVGLRGLPAQLISGDSGWLAVTEASWTFWQNRSHALQLVPFIGAGGVRSELSDFNFSDTLGSGGLLLRWLAGDNWAFELGWAHQFSTGTLEGPWNDWVLDDGLYAKAQFRF, via the coding sequence ATGCTGCTGCTCGCACAGCTGGTGGCACCTCCGCTGCAACAGGGTCCTGTGCGGCTGCCGGAGAACCGGCCATCCCTGGAACGGCGGGCTCCTGCCCGTGGGGCTGAGCAGCCCCCCCTGGAGGTGATGCCGGACGACAACGCAAAACCACCTCTGGACGGGGAACCGGCGCCGGAAGCCCCGGTCCCGGCCGTGCCCAGCGGTGGTCTGCCAGCCATCGAGGGACTCACCCTCTACGACAACGACAGACTGCGCGACATCCTTGCGGACTGCAGCCAGATCAGTGCTCCAGCCGAGCGGCTGAATGCCTGCGCCGCCGCACTCACCGCCCAGTTCGTGGCCGATGGCTACGTGAACAGCCGTGTGTTCGTGGAGCTCACCCCCGCCCCGGGTCGCCTTCTGGTGGTGGAGGGCCGCCTGGTGGAACTGCGGGTGAACGGCAACGACGACCGGCTGAACCGCCGCGTCGCCCGCCTGATGCGATCCCTGCAGGGCACGCTGCTCCACCTGCCGAGCCTCGAGCGCCAGCTGCAGTTGCTGCGCCGGGTTCCTGGAGTGAAACAGGTGCGGGGCAACCTCTCCCGACTCGGCAGCGACCCCACCCAGGCCACCCTCACCATCACGCTCGAAGGCGGCGCGCCCGCCTGGCAAGGCGACCTTTCCCTCCGCAACGACGGCAACAACGGTTCCGGTGATGCTCGCGCCGTCGCCAGCTTCCTCAAGCCCGGCGCGTTGGTGGCTGGCGACGTGCTGCTGCTCTACGGGGAGCTCAACAGTGACGACGAGCCAGAGCTGGGGGCAGCGATCACCTCACTCACCTACACCCTGCCCCTCGGTGACGCCTTCAATCTCACCACGGCCTTCGGTGCGAGCCGCCGGGACCTGATCGAGCTGGACCCACCCGCCGATGGTCTCTCGACCACGCAGCTCCAGGGTCTCGGCCAGCTCGAGTGGGTGTTCTCCGAGAGCCTCACCCAGCGTTGGAACGCCTTCCTGGGGATCAGCGGCAGCTCCAGCCGCACCCGCCTCGATGGCGCGTCGTTGCCCTCCACAGTGCCGGAGATCATCCGCAAGCCGCGCAGCGGCTATCTGCGGCTGGGCGTCGGTGGCAGTGGCCAGGGCGTGGGGGTGGGCTGGGGTGGCTCGGCCTACCTGCTGGCCGGGCTCTCAGGCATGAGCCCCGCCGAACAGCGCCGTGAGTGGCGGGAGGCCGGCATCGACCCCTCCCAGGCCACGGCCATCGGCGGCCTGATCTCGGCTGGGTGGGCCTTCGCACCTGGCTGGCAGCTCAACGGCCGTCTGGCGGGCCAGTGGGCCTTCAACCCCCTTCTGCCCTCCATGCAGTTCAGCCTGGGGTCGGATGTGGGCCTGCGCGGTCTGCCCGCCCAGCTGATCAGCGGCGACAGCGGCTGGCTGGCCGTCACCGAGGCGTCCTGGACCTTCTGGCAGAACCGCAGCCACGCCCTGCAGCTGGTGCCCTTCATCGGTGCCGGCGGCGTGCGCAGCGAGCTGAGCGACTTCAACTTCAGCGACACCCTCGGCTCCGGCGGGCTGCTGCTGCGTTGGCTGGCCGGCGACAACTGGGCCTTCGAGCTGGGTTGGGCCCACCAGTTCTCCACAGGGACCCTCGAGGGTCCCTGGAATGACTGGGTGCTCGACGATGGCCTCTACGCCAAGGCGCAGTTCCGGTTCTGA
- the alaS gene encoding alanine--tRNA ligase: MAAATPPTGRSQLARPRSGAEIRAAFLNFYEQRGHRRMPSASLVPDDPTVLLTIAGMLPFKPVFLGQAERPAPRATSSQKCIRTNDIENVGRTARHHTFFEMLGNFSFGDYFKEQAIQWAWELSTEVFGLSPKNLVVSVFREDDEAEAIWRDGVGVNPRRIIRMDEADNFWASGPTGPCGPCSEIYYDFKPELGDDGIDLEDDSRFIEFYNLVFMQYNRDAEGTLTPLASRNIDTGMGLERMAQILQGAANNYETDLIYPLIETAAGLAGVEYGALDAKGSTSLKVIGDHSRAITQLIGDGVSASNLGRGYILRRLLRRVVRHGRLLGITQPFLKAMGEAAIALMREAYPQLEERRAVILAELAREEERFLETLERGEKLLADVLATRPAQISGAQAFELYDTYGFPLELTQEIAEEHGLTVDLEGFEAAMEAQRQRAKAAAVSIDLTLQGAIDQVAGSLEATSFRGYEALEHPSCVLALVVNGAPAERASAGDAVQIVLESTPFYGEGGGQVGDRGVLLGGGDQTAVNAGVIVSIEAVSRNRSVFVHSGRVERGSLAVGDLVTARVDGACRRRAQANHTATHLLQAALKQVVDPGIGQAGSLVDFDRLRFDFHCPRAVTAAELERIEALINGWISEGHGLVVEEMAIEQARAAGAVAMFGEKYAEVVRVVDVPGVSMELCGGTHVANTAEIGVFKIVAESGVAAGIRRIEAVAGPAVLSYLQERDAVVKALGDRFKAQPGEIVERVAALQDDLKATQKALAAARQELALARSAALVAQAEAVGNGFQLLVARLDGVEGAALQNAAQGLVDQLGDAAAVVLGGLPDPADLGKVILVAAFGQAVIAQGQQAGRFIGGVAKACGGGGGGRPNLAQAGGRDGAALDGALEQARLTLRAALG; the protein is encoded by the coding sequence ATGGCCGCCGCCACCCCCCCCACCGGTCGATCCCAGCTCGCCCGGCCCCGCAGCGGCGCCGAGATCCGTGCCGCCTTCCTCAACTTCTACGAGCAGCGCGGCCACCGGCGGATGCCGAGTGCCTCCCTGGTGCCCGACGACCCCACGGTGCTGCTCACCATCGCCGGCATGCTGCCGTTCAAGCCGGTGTTCCTGGGCCAGGCGGAACGGCCGGCGCCGCGGGCCACCAGCTCCCAGAAGTGCATCCGCACCAACGACATCGAGAACGTGGGCCGCACGGCACGGCACCACACGTTCTTCGAGATGCTGGGGAACTTCTCCTTTGGGGATTACTTCAAGGAGCAGGCGATCCAGTGGGCCTGGGAGCTCTCCACCGAGGTGTTCGGCCTCAGCCCGAAGAACCTGGTGGTGAGCGTTTTCCGCGAAGACGATGAAGCCGAGGCGATCTGGCGCGATGGGGTGGGGGTGAACCCCAGGCGGATCATCCGCATGGATGAGGCCGACAACTTCTGGGCCTCCGGTCCCACCGGCCCCTGCGGCCCCTGCTCGGAGATCTACTACGACTTCAAGCCCGAACTCGGCGACGACGGCATCGACCTGGAGGACGACAGCCGCTTCATCGAGTTCTACAACCTGGTGTTCATGCAGTACAACCGCGACGCGGAGGGCACCCTCACGCCGCTGGCCAGCCGCAACATCGACACCGGCATGGGCCTCGAGCGCATGGCCCAGATCCTGCAGGGGGCGGCCAACAACTACGAAACCGATCTGATCTACCCCCTGATCGAAACCGCCGCCGGCCTGGCCGGGGTGGAGTACGGGGCGCTTGACGCGAAGGGCAGCACCAGCCTCAAGGTGATCGGCGACCACAGCCGCGCCATCACCCAGCTGATCGGCGACGGTGTGAGCGCCAGCAACCTGGGCCGGGGCTACATCCTGCGGCGGCTGCTGCGGCGCGTGGTGCGCCACGGCCGGCTGCTGGGCATCACTCAGCCCTTCCTGAAGGCGATGGGGGAGGCCGCGATCGCCCTGATGCGGGAGGCCTATCCCCAGCTGGAGGAGCGCCGCGCCGTGATCCTGGCGGAGCTGGCGCGGGAGGAGGAGCGCTTCCTCGAAACCCTGGAGCGGGGCGAGAAGCTGCTGGCCGACGTGCTGGCCACCAGGCCGGCGCAGATCAGCGGCGCGCAGGCCTTCGAGCTCTACGACACCTACGGCTTCCCGCTGGAGCTCACCCAGGAGATCGCCGAGGAGCATGGCCTCACGGTGGATCTCGAGGGCTTCGAGGCGGCGATGGAGGCCCAGCGCCAGCGGGCCAAGGCCGCGGCGGTGAGCATCGACCTCACCCTGCAGGGCGCCATCGACCAGGTGGCCGGGTCCCTGGAGGCCACCAGCTTCCGCGGCTACGAGGCCCTCGAGCACCCCAGCTGCGTGCTGGCCCTGGTGGTGAACGGCGCGCCGGCCGAGCGCGCCTCGGCCGGGGATGCGGTGCAGATCGTGCTGGAGAGCACCCCCTTCTACGGCGAAGGCGGCGGCCAGGTGGGCGACCGGGGCGTGCTGCTCGGCGGCGGCGACCAGACCGCCGTGAATGCCGGTGTGATCGTGAGCATCGAGGCGGTGAGCCGCAACCGCAGCGTGTTCGTGCACAGCGGCCGGGTGGAGCGGGGCAGCCTCGCCGTGGGGGATCTGGTCACGGCCCGGGTGGACGGGGCCTGCCGCCGCCGGGCCCAGGCGAACCACACCGCCACCCACCTGCTGCAGGCGGCCCTCAAGCAGGTGGTGGACCCGGGCATCGGCCAGGCGGGTTCCCTGGTGGACTTCGATCGCCTCCGCTTCGACTTCCACTGCCCCCGCGCCGTGACGGCGGCGGAGCTGGAGCGGATCGAGGCCCTGATCAACGGCTGGATCAGCGAGGGCCACGGCCTGGTGGTGGAGGAGATGGCGATCGAGCAGGCCAGGGCCGCCGGGGCTGTGGCGATGTTCGGCGAGAAGTACGCCGAGGTGGTGCGGGTGGTGGATGTGCCGGGCGTGTCGATGGAGCTGTGCGGCGGCACCCACGTGGCCAACACCGCCGAGATCGGCGTGTTCAAGATCGTGGCCGAGAGCGGCGTGGCCGCCGGCATCCGCCGGATCGAGGCGGTGGCGGGCCCGGCGGTGTTGAGCTATCTGCAGGAGCGCGACGCCGTGGTGAAGGCCCTGGGGGATCGCTTCAAGGCCCAGCCGGGCGAGATCGTGGAGCGGGTGGCGGCCCTGCAGGACGATCTCAAGGCGACCCAGAAGGCCCTGGCGGCGGCTCGCCAGGAGCTGGCCCTGGCCCGCTCGGCGGCCCTGGTGGCCCAGGCCGAGGCCGTGGGGAACGGCTTCCAGCTGCTGGTGGCCCGCCTCGACGGCGTGGAGGGGGCGGCCCTGCAGAACGCCGCCCAGGGGCTGGTGGACCAGCTGGGCGATGCCGCCGCCGTGGTGCTGGGAGGCCTGCCGGATCCTGCCGACCTGGGCAAGGTGATCCTGGTGGCGGCCTTCGGCCAGGCGGTGATCGCCCAGGGGCAGCAGGCCGGCAGGTTCATCGGCGGGGTGGCGAAGGCCTGCGGCGGCGGCGGTGGCGGCCGGCCCAACCTGGCCCAGGCCGGCGGCCGGGATGGGGCAGCCCTGGACGGGGCTCTGGAGCAGGCCAGGCTGACCCTGCGGGCGGCCCTCGGCTGA
- a CDS encoding cyclic nucleotide-binding domain-containing protein — MRIFARWPERQAHAVRWLLLLGWLALIASLLIPPLGGWALRPPLCTDGLDCHGHGGNQLFWGVVVPSGLLILAAGSHELWRRICPLAFVSQLFRALDRQRRVPGRNGRLQLAKVESDSWLGRHHLALQWSLLIAGLSLRLLAVNSSPLGLGLLLLLTVVAAVVVGWAYAGKAWCQYVCPMGAVQQVVTGPRGPLASAAHLDASRITQSMCRTLGDDGQVRSACVACQSPCIDIDSERTYWAGFEGRRGLRWAWLSYPGLVLAFFLLTRHQGPEAIEMLRSGLWAFDAGLPGRALELWPRADASWGVPRLLAVPALLSAAGAGSVALFGGLETALLGRLARDHSKERAQAMARSRTRLLATFLAVNLFFWFADPSLGAVEGKVGQLIRSLVLIASAIWLYRGWPRDAEVYRRESTSASLRSQLRKRFPGLEAHLDGRTLEELTPGEVFTLAKALPAQLAANSQALYRDVLADLFRSGRLERATSAVQLEELRLALGLEEADHHAAIRELELQDADLLELDGRQRASRSLREDAAAEAIHDLLQLAGQHDLRPDLLDTSQARRLEMIRQDSGLDDGAWQELLLRFGPRSAFARRQLENGMEALQGELSRRAALAAAATHDGLLRPLLPVSDLRIVGCLLPLLPLLAEFRSGDPLLQRFTALQSLLPPGVVGEVLRRDLTLLPHPDPQPAQELEPLPDPLQAIEDLWHDPDPENAVWVLWLLDQRDPARAARLRRTPRTGLPVTPHLQGLLDGRPLAEAPLLELLLQVPLLAELSPSALFNVAAWGELRSWPAGAPILQVGAEAAWMAILLEGSALVSGVDWQARVSAGETLGEMALLSGRSRGSAAMALEPVRALVFDAAAFEQLLHQSSGFARSLLRQQTRRIEGLQGQQSDAAPGPSGAP, encoded by the coding sequence ATGCGGATCTTCGCAAGGTGGCCCGAACGTCAGGCCCACGCCGTGCGCTGGCTGCTGCTGCTGGGCTGGCTCGCCCTGATCGCCTCGCTGCTGATTCCGCCGCTGGGGGGCTGGGCCCTGCGGCCGCCGCTCTGCACCGACGGCCTGGACTGCCACGGCCACGGCGGCAACCAGCTGTTCTGGGGCGTGGTGGTGCCCAGCGGTCTGCTGATCCTGGCGGCCGGCAGCCATGAGCTCTGGCGCCGCATCTGTCCGCTGGCGTTCGTCTCCCAGCTGTTCCGGGCCCTGGACCGGCAGCGCCGGGTACCGGGCAGGAACGGCAGGCTCCAGCTGGCCAAGGTGGAGAGCGACTCCTGGCTGGGCCGGCACCACCTGGCCCTGCAGTGGAGTCTGCTGATCGCGGGTCTGAGCCTGCGGCTGCTGGCGGTGAACAGCAGTCCGCTGGGGCTGGGCCTGCTGCTGCTGCTCACGGTGGTGGCGGCGGTCGTGGTCGGCTGGGCCTATGCCGGCAAGGCCTGGTGTCAGTACGTCTGCCCGATGGGAGCGGTCCAGCAGGTGGTCACCGGTCCGCGCGGACCCCTGGCCAGCGCCGCCCACCTCGATGCCAGCCGCATCACCCAGTCGATGTGCCGCACGCTCGGCGATGACGGCCAGGTGCGCTCAGCCTGCGTGGCCTGCCAGTCGCCCTGCATCGACATCGATTCCGAACGCACCTACTGGGCCGGATTCGAGGGCAGGCGCGGCCTGCGCTGGGCCTGGCTGTCCTACCCGGGGCTGGTGCTGGCCTTCTTCCTGCTCACCCGTCACCAGGGGCCCGAGGCCATCGAGATGCTGCGCAGCGGCCTGTGGGCCTTCGATGCCGGCCTGCCCGGCCGGGCCCTGGAGCTCTGGCCCCGGGCCGATGCCAGCTGGGGTGTGCCGCGCCTGCTGGCGGTTCCCGCCCTGCTGAGCGCCGCCGGTGCCGGCAGTGTGGCGCTCTTCGGTGGCCTGGAGACGGCGCTGCTGGGCAGGCTGGCGCGGGACCACAGCAAGGAGCGTGCCCAGGCCATGGCCCGCTCCCGCACCCGGCTTCTGGCCACCTTCCTGGCGGTGAACCTGTTCTTCTGGTTCGCCGATCCCAGCCTCGGGGCGGTGGAGGGCAAGGTGGGGCAGCTGATCCGCTCGCTGGTGCTGATCGCCAGCGCCATCTGGCTCTACCGCGGCTGGCCCCGCGATGCGGAGGTCTACCGCCGCGAGAGCACCAGCGCCAGCCTCCGCTCCCAGCTCAGGAAGCGCTTCCCCGGCCTGGAGGCCCATCTCGATGGGCGCACGCTCGAGGAGCTCACGCCCGGCGAGGTGTTCACCCTGGCCAAGGCGCTGCCGGCCCAGCTCGCCGCCAACAGCCAGGCCCTCTACCGCGACGTGCTGGCCGATCTGTTCCGCAGCGGCCGGCTGGAGCGGGCCACCAGCGCGGTGCAGCTCGAGGAGCTGCGCCTCGCCCTGGGGCTCGAGGAGGCCGACCACCACGCGGCCATCCGCGAACTGGAGCTCCAGGACGCGGATCTGCTCGAGCTCGATGGCCGTCAGAGGGCCAGCCGCAGCCTGCGGGAGGACGCAGCAGCGGAGGCGATCCACGACCTGCTGCAGCTGGCCGGGCAGCATGACCTGAGGCCCGACCTGCTCGACACCTCCCAGGCCCGGCGGCTGGAGATGATCCGCCAGGACTCCGGTCTCGACGACGGGGCCTGGCAGGAGCTGCTGCTGCGCTTCGGTCCCCGCTCGGCCTTCGCCCGTCGCCAGCTGGAGAACGGGATGGAGGCCCTGCAGGGGGAACTGTCCCGCCGCGCCGCGCTGGCTGCCGCCGCGACGCACGACGGCCTGCTCCGGCCCCTGCTGCCGGTGAGCGACCTGCGCATCGTGGGCTGCCTGCTGCCCCTGCTGCCCCTGCTGGCCGAGTTCCGCAGCGGTGATCCGCTGCTGCAGCGCTTCACTGCCCTGCAGTCCCTGCTCCCCCCCGGGGTGGTGGGTGAGGTGCTGCGCCGCGACCTCACCCTGCTGCCCCATCCGGATCCGCAGCCAGCCCAGGAGCTTGAGCCCCTGCCGGATCCCCTGCAGGCGATCGAGGACCTGTGGCACGACCCCGATCCGGAGAACGCGGTGTGGGTGCTGTGGCTGCTCGATCAGCGGGATCCGGCCCGGGCGGCACGACTGCGCCGCACCCCCCGCACCGGCCTGCCGGTCACGCCCCATCTCCAGGGCCTCCTGGATGGGCGGCCCCTGGCCGAGGCCCCCCTCCTGGAGCTGCTGCTGCAGGTGCCCCTGCTGGCGGAGCTGTCGCCCTCGGCGCTGTTCAATGTGGCGGCCTGGGGGGAGCTGCGTTCCTGGCCGGCTGGAGCACCGATCCTGCAGGTCGGCGCGGAAGCGGCCTGGATGGCGATCCTGCTGGAGGGCTCGGCCCTGGTCAGCGGCGTCGACTGGCAGGCGCGGGTGTCAGCCGGCGAAACCCTCGGGGAGATGGCCCTGCTGAGCGGCCGCTCCAGGGGTTCGGCCGCCATGGCCCTGGAGCCGGTGCGGGCGCTGGTGTTCGATGCCGCGGCCTTCGAGCAGCTGCTGCACCAGTCCTCGGGCTTCGCCCGCAGCCTGCTGCGCCAGCAGACCCGGCGGATCGAGGGATTGCAGGGCCAGCAGTCGGACGCGGCGCCTGGCCCCTCCGGAGCTCCGTGA
- a CDS encoding DEAD/DEAH box helicase — MSLLHATWLFPPEGAGGRLFLWADTWRVAAPTSPGRDAPEHPLALDEDTLAEWLDDNGLWAEALRPARATLTLPSRQQAVRGRRSSGGSWSGLPLQAGEPIPKQLEWWPWQVTGWALDPASAAEWLSLLPLAGDHPEIGDDVRWWTHLQRWSLSLIARGRWLPQIEEDKARWLPLLNREDDRRRLEELATGLPQVATCALAAGLQGDPALACRRPGSGRLRVASLVGALLDGQLRQDFRPDTTGLDPLLAAWQKALGKGDGSLPLDEEELERLTIATHHWREGVAGRVAPARACLELFTPAEGDELWEVKLSLQAEADPSLRVPAAVAWAAGDQGLQLGEVAVPQPSELLLEGLGRALTVFDPILRGLDSATPETMQLTPAEAFVLVRTAAAQLRDVGVGVVLPASLAGGLASRLGLAITAELPANSRGFTLGEGLDWSWEFMIGGVTLTLRDLEKLAAKRSPLVQHKGAWIELRPNDQRNAERFCAADPGLSLDDALRLTATEGDTFHRLPVHAFTAGPRLQAVLEQYHQQKPPDPLPAPPGFAGQLRPYQERGLGWLAFLHRFDQGACLADDMGLGKTIQLLAFLQHLKAEGELKRPVLLVAPTSVLTNWKREAAAFTPELGVREHYGPRRPSSEAALKKALKGVDLVLTSYGLLQRDSELLEAIDWQGVVIDEAQAIKNPSAKQSMAARDLGRPGKGSRFRIALTGTPVENRVSELWALMDFLNPRVLGDEGFFHQRYRLPIERYGDMASLRDLKARVGPFLLRRLKTDKSIISDLPEKVELSEWVTLSPEQKKLYSRTVDDSLEAIARSPLGQKHGQVLALLTKLKQICNHPALALGEGAEAASSAGPASFAARSAKVQRLEEILEEVIEAGDRALLFTQFAEWGLLLQAHLQKRWRQEVPFLYGSTSKTERQAMVDRFQEDPRGPQLFLLSLKAGGVGLNLTRASHVFHIDRWWNPAVENQATDRAYRIGQQKRVMVHKFITSGSVEEKVDRMIREKSKLAEEIVGSGEDWLGGLDVGQLKDLVALEE; from the coding sequence ATGAGCCTGCTGCACGCCACCTGGCTGTTTCCACCGGAAGGGGCGGGAGGACGGCTGTTCCTGTGGGCCGACACCTGGCGGGTGGCCGCCCCCACCAGCCCGGGGCGGGACGCCCCGGAGCACCCCCTGGCCCTCGACGAGGACACCCTGGCCGAATGGCTGGATGACAACGGGCTCTGGGCCGAGGCCCTCCGCCCCGCCCGCGCCACCCTCACCCTGCCCAGCCGGCAGCAGGCGGTCCGCGGCCGCAGAAGCTCGGGCGGCAGCTGGAGCGGTCTGCCGCTGCAGGCGGGTGAACCGATCCCGAAGCAGCTGGAGTGGTGGCCCTGGCAGGTGACGGGCTGGGCCCTCGACCCCGCCAGTGCCGCCGAATGGCTCAGCCTGCTGCCCCTGGCCGGCGACCACCCGGAGATCGGCGATGACGTGCGCTGGTGGACCCACCTGCAGCGCTGGTCGCTCAGCCTGATCGCCCGCGGCCGCTGGCTGCCCCAGATCGAGGAGGACAAGGCCCGCTGGCTGCCCCTGCTCAACCGGGAGGACGACCGGCGCCGCCTCGAGGAGCTCGCCACCGGCCTGCCCCAGGTGGCCACCTGTGCCCTGGCGGCGGGGCTGCAGGGGGATCCGGCCCTGGCCTGCCGCCGGCCGGGCAGCGGCCGGCTGCGGGTGGCCAGCCTGGTGGGGGCCCTGCTCGATGGCCAGCTGCGGCAGGACTTCCGTCCCGACACCACCGGCCTGGATCCCCTGCTCGCGGCCTGGCAGAAGGCCCTCGGCAAGGGAGATGGCTCGCTGCCCCTCGATGAGGAGGAGCTGGAACGGCTCACCATCGCCACCCACCACTGGCGCGAGGGCGTGGCGGGCCGGGTGGCTCCGGCCCGCGCCTGCCTGGAGCTGTTCACTCCGGCGGAAGGGGACGAGCTGTGGGAGGTGAAGCTGAGCCTGCAGGCCGAGGCCGATCCCAGCCTGCGGGTGCCGGCCGCCGTGGCCTGGGCCGCCGGTGACCAGGGGCTGCAGCTGGGGGAGGTGGCCGTGCCCCAGCCGAGCGAGCTGCTGCTGGAAGGCCTGGGCCGGGCCCTCACGGTGTTCGATCCGATCCTGCGGGGGCTCGACTCCGCCACGCCGGAGACCATGCAGCTCACCCCGGCGGAAGCCTTCGTGCTGGTGCGCACCGCCGCCGCCCAGCTGCGGGATGTCGGGGTGGGCGTGGTGCTGCCCGCCAGCCTGGCCGGTGGCCTGGCCAGCCGGCTGGGCCTTGCGATCACGGCCGAACTGCCGGCCAACTCCCGGGGCTTCACCCTCGGCGAGGGCCTCGACTGGAGCTGGGAGTTCATGATCGGCGGGGTCACCCTCACCCTGCGGGACCTCGAGAAACTCGCCGCCAAGCGCAGTCCGCTGGTGCAGCACAAGGGGGCCTGGATCGAGCTGCGGCCCAACGACCAGCGCAATGCCGAACGCTTCTGCGCCGCCGACCCGGGCCTGAGCCTCGACGACGCCCTGCGGCTCACCGCCACCGAGGGCGACACGTTCCACCGGCTGCCGGTGCACGCCTTCACGGCCGGCCCGCGGCTGCAGGCGGTGCTGGAGCAGTACCACCAGCAGAAGCCCCCCGACCCCCTGCCGGCACCGCCGGGCTTCGCCGGCCAGCTGCGGCCCTACCAGGAGCGCGGCCTGGGCTGGCTGGCCTTCCTGCACCGCTTCGACCAGGGGGCCTGCCTGGCCGACGACATGGGCCTGGGCAAGACGATCCAGCTGCTGGCCTTCCTGCAGCACCTCAAGGCCGAGGGGGAACTGAAGCGGCCGGTGCTGCTGGTGGCCCCCACCTCGGTGCTCACCAACTGGAAGCGGGAGGCGGCCGCCTTCACGCCGGAGCTCGGCGTGCGGGAGCACTACGGCCCGCGGCGGCCCAGCAGCGAGGCCGCCCTGAAGAAGGCCCTCAAGGGGGTGGACCTGGTGCTCACCAGCTACGGCCTGCTGCAGCGCGACAGCGAACTGCTGGAGGCGATCGACTGGCAGGGCGTGGTGATCGACGAGGCCCAGGCGATCAAGAATCCCAGCGCCAAGCAGTCGATGGCGGCCCGCGACCTGGGGCGGCCGGGCAAGGGCAGCCGTTTTCGCATCGCCCTCACCGGCACCCCGGTGGAGAACCGGGTGAGCGAGCTCTGGGCCCTGATGGATTTCCTCAACCCCCGGGTGCTGGGCGACGAGGGCTTCTTCCACCAGCGCTACCGGCTGCCGATCGAGCGCTACGGCGACATGGCCTCCCTGCGGGATCTGAAGGCCCGCGTGGGCCCCTTCCTGCTGCGGCGGCTCAAGACCGACAAATCGATCATCTCCGACCTGCCCGAGAAGGTGGAGCTGAGCGAGTGGGTGACCCTCTCGCCGGAGCAGAAGAAGCTCTACAGCCGCACGGTGGACGACAGCCTTGAGGCCATCGCCCGCTCCCCCCTCGGTCAGAAGCACGGCCAGGTGCTGGCCCTGCTCACCAAGCTCAAGCAGATCTGCAACCACCCCGCCCTGGCCCTGGGCGAGGGGGCCGAGGCGGCCTCCAGCGCCGGGCCCGCCAGCTTCGCCGCCCGCAGCGCCAAGGTGCAGCGGCTGGAGGAGATCCTCGAGGAGGTGATCGAGGCCGGCGACCGGGCCCTGCTGTTCACCCAGTTCGCCGAGTGGGGCCTGCTGCTCCAGGCCCATCTGCAGAAGCGCTGGCGCCAGGAGGTGCCCTTTCTCTACGGCAGCACCAGCAAGACGGAGCGCCAGGCGATGGTGGACCGCTTCCAGGAGGATCCCCGCGGGCCCCAGCTGTTCCTGCTCTCGCTCAAGGCGGGCGGGGTGGGGCTCAACCTCACCCGCGCCAGCCACGTGTTCCACATCGACCGCTGGTGGAACCCCGCCGTGGAGAACCAGGCCACCGACCGCGCCTACCGCATCGGCCAGCAGAAGCGGGTGATGGTGCACAAGTTCATCACCAGCGGCTCGGTGGAGGAGAAGGTGGACCGGATGATCCGGGAGAAGTCGAAGCTGGCCGAGGAGATCGTGGGCTCCGGCGAAGACTGGCTGGGGGGCCTCGATGTGGGGCAGCTCAAGGACCTGGTGGCCCTCGAGGAGTAG